In the Pseudoalteromonas undina genome, one interval contains:
- the proB gene encoding glutamate 5-kinase: MQKLNWRRIVLKVGSALIAPDQDGCRSRYLLTIAQFIVRCRARGIEVILVSSGSVAAGSHLFPSDQPRSVVMKKAMAAAGQTEMMAMWDRFFDFPSAQLLLTHGDLRDRERYQSIRETVFTLLEHGVLPIINENDAVTTDDLKVGDNDNLSAMVAAAADADALMIFSDVDGLYDKNPNLHDDAVLLPEIKSIDDSIYAMAGCATSAVGTGGMKTKIEAAEKATSHGIATYIINGFKEETFTRLLAGENPGSVFLPYEKPMQDSIHWMTHTANEQGEVVVEGSFDDSLEGEDGCLRGDEIREVHGEFAVGDTILVRSEDGTRLAKATANYSSCLLNFIADNEQSEFSEKMQDSIGPIISEKDIALLEKS; the protein is encoded by the coding sequence ATGCAAAAGTTAAATTGGCGACGTATCGTACTTAAAGTGGGCAGTGCCTTAATTGCACCCGATCAAGATGGCTGTCGTTCACGTTATTTATTAACCATCGCACAGTTTATTGTCCGCTGTCGCGCACGTGGAATTGAGGTTATTTTAGTTTCATCTGGTTCTGTAGCGGCTGGCTCACATTTATTTCCATCAGACCAACCTCGTTCAGTGGTAATGAAAAAAGCGATGGCTGCAGCAGGGCAAACAGAAATGATGGCCATGTGGGATCGTTTCTTTGATTTTCCATCAGCACAGCTATTATTAACTCATGGTGATTTACGTGACCGTGAGCGTTACCAGAGTATCCGTGAAACCGTATTTACATTGCTAGAACACGGCGTGCTACCTATCATTAATGAAAATGATGCAGTAACAACAGATGATTTAAAAGTGGGTGATAACGATAATTTATCAGCCATGGTTGCAGCAGCAGCTGATGCCGATGCATTAATGATTTTCTCTGATGTAGATGGCTTGTATGATAAAAACCCAAATCTGCATGACGATGCCGTATTATTGCCTGAAATAAAATCAATTGATGATTCTATTTATGCTATGGCAGGATGTGCTACCAGTGCGGTAGGTACAGGTGGTATGAAAACCAAGATTGAAGCGGCAGAGAAAGCCACTTCACATGGTATTGCAACTTACATTATTAATGGCTTTAAAGAAGAAACCTTTACTCGCTTGTTAGCCGGTGAAAACCCAGGTAGCGTATTCTTGCCTTATGAAAAACCAATGCAAGATTCTATTCACTGGATGACACATACCGCCAATGAGCAGGGGGAAGTCGTTGTTGAAGGGTCATTTGATGACTCATTAGAAGGTGAAGACGGTTGCTTACGTGGCGATGAGATCAGAGAAGTACATGGCGAGTTTGCTGTGGGCGATACTATCTTAGTTCGCAGTGAAGATGGTACGCGTTTAGCTAAAGCCACAGCAAATTACAGTAGCTGCTTGTTAAACTTTATTGCAGATAACGAGCAGAGTGAATTCAGCGAAAAAATGCAGGATTCAATTGGACCAATTATTTCAGAAAAAGATATCGCATTATTGGAGAAGTCATGA
- a CDS encoding glutamate-5-semialdehyde dehydrogenase: MSLITDISRQAAKAAHTLALLDTETKNKVLTDMAAALREQKEFIIKENESDLSAARDNNLAASMIDRLTLNDERIEAMAEGIEVIVSLDDPVGQLRDITERPNGIKIRKMRVPLGVVCMIYEARPNVTADAGALCFKSGNGVILRGGKEALKSSQAIASVMHSVLTKHGLPTALISVIPDPDRALLMELMQQRDSIDLIIPRGGEGLINYVTENSTIPVIQHFKGVCHLYVDKDADLEVALNLLLNGKTQRTGVCNALEGLVVHQDVADEFLNLCAVVLRQEGVKINADAKAAEYFDNATVLADNEFGEEYLDLELAIRIVPSFDAAVEHIAQFGSNHTEVICTKDDAAAELFQRSVDASVVMVNASSRFSDGSQLGLGAEIGIATTKLHAYGPMGLESLTTEKYLVNGVGQVRE, from the coding sequence ATGAGTTTAATTACGGATATATCACGCCAGGCAGCAAAGGCTGCACATACACTTGCTTTACTCGATACCGAGACTAAAAACAAAGTGTTAACCGATATGGCAGCGGCATTAAGAGAGCAAAAAGAATTTATAATCAAAGAAAATGAAAGTGACCTAAGCGCAGCACGCGACAATAATTTAGCAGCATCAATGATAGACCGTTTAACATTGAATGATGAGCGTATTGAAGCCATGGCTGAGGGTATCGAAGTGATTGTTTCATTAGATGATCCTGTTGGCCAGTTACGTGACATTACTGAACGCCCAAATGGTATTAAAATTCGTAAAATGCGTGTACCACTTGGCGTAGTATGTATGATTTATGAAGCGCGTCCTAATGTAACGGCTGACGCAGGTGCATTGTGCTTTAAGTCAGGTAACGGTGTTATTTTACGCGGTGGTAAAGAAGCGCTGAAAAGCTCACAAGCCATTGCCAGTGTAATGCATAGCGTGCTTACAAAACATGGTCTACCAACTGCGCTAATTTCAGTGATTCCTGATCCTGACCGTGCTTTACTAATGGAATTGATGCAACAACGCGATAGCATTGACTTAATCATCCCTCGTGGTGGTGAAGGCCTAATTAACTATGTTACTGAAAACAGTACAATCCCTGTTATTCAGCATTTTAAAGGCGTTTGTCATTTATATGTAGATAAAGATGCTGATTTAGAAGTAGCACTAAATTTACTGCTCAATGGTAAGACTCAGCGTACTGGTGTATGTAATGCACTTGAGGGTTTAGTGGTACACCAAGATGTAGCTGATGAGTTTTTAAATCTGTGTGCAGTTGTACTTCGTCAAGAAGGTGTAAAAATTAATGCTGACGCCAAAGCGGCTGAATATTTTGATAATGCCACAGTACTTGCTGATAACGAATTTGGTGAAGAGTACTTAGACTTAGAGTTAGCAATTCGTATTGTGCCAAGTTTTGATGCAGCCGTTGAGCACATTGCTCAATTCGGTTCAAATCATACTGAAGTTATCTGTACTAAGGACGATGCGGCGGCAGAGTTATTCCAACGTAGTGTTGATGCGTCGGTTGTTATGGTTAATGCGTCATCACGCTTTTCTGATGGCTCACAACTAGGCTTAGGTGCAGAGATTGGTATTGCAACGACTAAGTTACATGCTTATGGCCCTATGGGACTTGAGTCATTAACCACTGAAAAATATTTAGTTAATGGTGTTGGTCAAGTTCGCGAATAA
- a CDS encoding prolyl-tRNA synthetase associated domain-containing protein translates to MLADKQKLAAVLAQLNIEYDIIEHPALHGSLDADKLMVNRPGTRLKNLFLRDNEGKRHFLVITAHDKQLDLKSLAKQQGLSRLGFASNERLAKYLKVAPGCVSMLSLMNDKQRDVTLWLDQDIWFGDLFHCHPFENTQTWLLTKPDLLRFFDFTEHQPRVMFLPSR, encoded by the coding sequence ATGTTAGCGGATAAACAAAAACTAGCGGCAGTGTTAGCCCAACTAAATATAGAATATGACATAATAGAACATCCAGCGCTACATGGCAGTTTAGATGCCGATAAACTGATGGTAAATCGCCCAGGAACACGCTTAAAAAACCTATTTTTGCGAGACAACGAAGGTAAGCGTCATTTTTTAGTGATCACCGCGCATGATAAACAGTTGGATTTAAAGTCACTTGCTAAACAGCAAGGGCTATCGCGCTTAGGCTTTGCCTCTAATGAGCGCTTGGCTAAGTACTTAAAGGTTGCACCCGGTTGCGTGTCAATGCTCAGCTTAATGAACGACAAACAACGAGATGTAACGCTTTGGCTTGACCAAGATATTTGGTTTGGCGATTTATTTCATTGCCACCCGTTTGAAAATACCCAAACATGGTTATTAACTAAGCCTGATTTACTGCGTTTTTTTGACTTTACTGAGCATCAGCCGCGGGTGATGTTTTTGCCATCGCGCTGA
- a CDS encoding MFS transporter codes for MRLPHLLICSVFIFFVLYAPQPLLSLFATEFNVAPAVAGSLMTATMLPLAIAPLVYGLFLAKRNPLLILRFAMLLLGVGCILFIYAPSFELLLLVRFLQGLTLPAALTAMTSFIGMSYQADTLQKNMTLYIGSTIVGGYFGRVLAALFSDVWSWQSFYYLIAAMLIILALSIPHKRFNLVKSTEVLSPLDYIKQLKEGSALKLYGAIFCMFFCFAALLNYLPFILKNTFLINNTRDIGFVYSGYLVGALASIFTPWLLKKMTSAWRLLAAVFVFYNLSIVLLMSHSLLLFLIAFTLFCGAMFVIHSTAAPLVNKISHAPPSVTNGCYVSFYYSGGALGSLLPGVVYQTHGQTAFMATLLAVCLCGLGLILWAQRDGKNITRG; via the coding sequence ATGCGCTTACCTCACCTACTCATCTGTTCAGTTTTCATTTTTTTTGTTTTATACGCACCACAGCCATTATTAAGTTTATTTGCTACTGAATTTAATGTTGCTCCTGCTGTTGCAGGCAGCTTAATGACGGCCACTATGTTGCCTTTAGCTATTGCCCCTTTGGTGTATGGACTGTTTTTAGCTAAGCGAAACCCTTTATTGATATTACGCTTCGCTATGTTGTTACTGGGTGTGGGTTGTATCTTATTTATTTATGCCCCGAGTTTTGAATTACTTCTACTGGTAAGGTTTTTACAAGGACTGACTTTACCTGCCGCATTGACTGCCATGACCAGCTTTATTGGTATGAGCTATCAAGCCGATACATTACAAAAAAATATGACGCTATATATAGGTAGTACGATTGTCGGTGGTTATTTTGGTCGTGTATTGGCTGCGCTCTTTAGCGATGTTTGGTCGTGGCAGAGTTTTTATTACCTAATAGCAGCCATGCTGATTATTCTAGCGTTAAGTATTCCCCATAAACGTTTTAATCTCGTTAAATCAACCGAGGTTTTATCACCATTAGATTATATAAAACAACTTAAAGAGGGCTCTGCACTTAAGCTCTATGGTGCCATTTTTTGTATGTTTTTTTGCTTTGCAGCATTATTAAACTACTTGCCTTTTATTTTAAAAAATACCTTTTTAATTAATAACACGCGCGACATTGGCTTTGTTTATAGTGGCTATTTGGTGGGTGCTTTGGCTTCTATTTTCACTCCTTGGCTATTAAAAAAAATGACTTCAGCCTGGCGATTGTTGGCCGCGGTATTCGTGTTTTATAACCTCAGTATTGTGTTATTAATGAGTCATTCACTGTTGTTGTTTTTAATTGCATTCACACTCTTTTGCGGCGCTATGTTTGTGATTCATTCCACAGCGGCACCACTGGTTAATAAAATCAGTCACGCACCGCCAAGCGTTACCAACGGGTGCTATGTATCATTTTATTACAGCGGCGGCGCACTGGGCTCGTTATTACCTGGGGTGGTTTATCAAACTCATGGACAAACGGCGTTTATGGCAACATTACTCGCTGTGTGTTTGTGTGGACTGGGGCTTATTTTGTGGGCTCAGCGCGATGGCAAAAACATCACCCGCGGCTGA
- a CDS encoding DUF2058 domain-containing protein, which produces MGSLQEQLLQAGLTTSHKAKVAKSEKRKQQKKQKKGATSNPNDLQKHIQQTKLEQQQKAEELNKARQEELKQREQVARVKQILEHHNQESIRGERTFNFTYENKVKGLDVNEQTQKALSGGRLAICVLEGQFYVLEDEPARKVAEVDEKYIVFHVEPENKAKDEDDPYADFEVPDDLIW; this is translated from the coding sequence ATGGGGTCACTACAAGAGCAATTGCTCCAAGCTGGTTTAACAACATCACATAAAGCTAAAGTTGCTAAATCAGAAAAGCGCAAGCAACAGAAAAAGCAAAAGAAGGGAGCGACGAGCAACCCGAACGATTTACAAAAGCATATTCAGCAAACTAAGTTGGAGCAGCAGCAAAAAGCTGAAGAGCTCAATAAAGCGCGCCAAGAAGAATTAAAGCAGCGCGAGCAAGTCGCCCGTGTTAAGCAAATTTTAGAGCATCATAATCAAGAGTCAATTCGCGGTGAGCGTACCTTTAACTTCACTTATGAAAATAAAGTGAAAGGGCTTGATGTGAATGAGCAAACGCAAAAGGCGCTCTCGGGCGGGCGTTTAGCTATTTGTGTGTTAGAAGGTCAGTTTTACGTATTAGAAGATGAGCCTGCGCGTAAAGTGGCTGAGGTGGATGAAAAGTATATTGTGTTTCATGTTGAGCCTGAAAATAAAGCCAAAGATGAAGACGATCCGTATGCTGATTTTGAAGTGCCAGACGATCTTATTTGGTAA
- a CDS encoding c-type cytochrome, with amino-acid sequence MSKIKTLLLGAGIGLAASFSFSAAAADGAALYTAKNCQTCHGAEGKAPIMAMYPKLNGQNKEYLVAQMKDIKSGARNNGMSMAMKAMVATVTDEEFEAIADYLSKVQ; translated from the coding sequence ATGAGCAAGATAAAAACACTTTTATTAGGCGCGGGTATTGGTTTAGCCGCAAGTTTTTCATTTTCAGCAGCCGCTGCAGATGGCGCTGCACTTTACACAGCTAAAAATTGTCAAACATGTCATGGTGCAGAAGGTAAAGCACCTATTATGGCGATGTACCCTAAACTAAATGGTCAAAACAAAGAATATTTAGTAGCGCAAATGAAAGACATCAAGTCAGGCGCTCGTAACAACGGTATGTCTATGGCGATGAAAGCGATGGTTGCGACTGTGACTGATGAAGAATTTGAAGCGATTGCCGATTACCTATCAAAAGTACAATAA
- a CDS encoding class II aldolase/adducin family protein codes for MFDLPQLNLKNKVSEQEWQLRVDLAACYRLVDHFRWGDLIYTHLSARLPGTDHYLVNAFGLTFDEITASNLVKVDLNGRIIDDTPFNINPAGFTIHSAIHEVREDAHCVIHLHTKETIAVATQKEGLLPLSQYSMFSLPSLSYHGYEGLAVNDDERKRLQTDLGTTNHMLLVNHGGLTVGPTVGDALMRFYDLQRACEIQLAIQSSAQEATAVPQAIIDNIYNQANVVHSGSTGGQLAWPAMLRKAYRLDPSFAK; via the coding sequence ATGTTTGATTTACCCCAGCTCAATTTAAAAAATAAAGTATCAGAACAAGAGTGGCAACTACGTGTTGATTTAGCCGCATGTTATCGATTAGTTGACCATTTTCGTTGGGGGGATTTAATTTATACGCACCTTTCTGCTCGCCTACCGGGCACTGATCATTATTTAGTGAATGCCTTTGGCTTAACGTTTGATGAGATCACTGCATCTAACTTAGTCAAAGTAGATTTAAATGGCCGCATTATTGACGATACACCCTTTAATATTAACCCTGCAGGGTTCACTATTCACAGTGCCATTCATGAAGTACGCGAGGATGCCCATTGCGTAATACACCTACACACCAAAGAAACCATTGCGGTTGCAACACAAAAAGAAGGGCTGTTACCGCTAAGTCAGTATTCGATGTTTTCATTGCCGTCTCTGTCTTACCATGGCTATGAAGGTTTAGCGGTGAATGACGATGAACGTAAACGCCTGCAAACAGATTTAGGCACCACCAATCATATGCTATTGGTCAACCACGGCGGTTTAACAGTAGGCCCGACGGTAGGCGATGCGCTTATGCGCTTTTATGACCTTCAGCGTGCCTGTGAAATACAGTTAGCCATTCAATCAAGTGCGCAAGAAGCGACTGCTGTGCCTCAAGCTATTATTGATAACATTTATAACCAAGCGAACGTCGTTCACAGCGGCAGTACAGGGGGCCAGCTAGCATGGCCTGCCATGTTACGAAAAGCGTATCGTCTTGATCCTAGTTTTGCAAAATAA
- a CDS encoding mandelate racemase/muconate lactonizing enzyme family protein, with the protein MKVNRVEVFDIHCPDRPAWTPVFVRIHTDEGISGVGEAGLAYDLGHSAAAAMIKEMADAFLIGHDPFQTEKLWSRMLRESFWGLGGGPVVYAAMSAIDTALWDIKGKALGLPVYQLLGGKVNDKLRTYASQLQFDWDSEFKALVQPQEYAEAALKAVAEGYDAVKVDPIQYDKDGNTYYDRTNIISRPEMKLYRARMQAIREAVGDEVDIIFECHSLPGATSAIQIGEIAEEFDCMYFEEPVNYLNHSLHAKVADKVAVPIAGGERLYNRWGVRPYLEDQSIDVLQPDIGLCGGFTETKKVCDYADIFDVRIQAHVCGGPVATAASLHLETAIPNFLIHEHHTYAIKKWNRELCLQDPQPKNGFFEVSEEPGLGIELNDEIVMRSQRVEIK; encoded by the coding sequence ATGAAAGTAAATCGCGTTGAAGTCTTTGATATTCATTGCCCTGATCGTCCTGCATGGACGCCGGTATTTGTTCGAATTCATACCGATGAAGGTATTAGCGGTGTGGGTGAAGCAGGTCTTGCATACGATTTAGGCCACAGTGCAGCTGCTGCGATGATCAAAGAAATGGCCGATGCCTTTTTAATTGGCCATGACCCGTTTCAAACTGAAAAACTATGGTCGCGTATGTTGCGTGAAAGTTTTTGGGGTCTAGGTGGTGGGCCGGTGGTTTACGCAGCAATGAGTGCGATTGATACGGCGCTTTGGGATATAAAAGGTAAAGCATTGGGTTTACCGGTTTATCAGTTGCTTGGCGGTAAAGTTAACGACAAGCTGCGTACTTATGCATCACAGCTGCAGTTTGACTGGGACAGTGAATTTAAAGCGCTGGTACAGCCACAAGAATATGCAGAAGCGGCACTAAAAGCGGTGGCGGAAGGTTACGATGCGGTAAAGGTCGATCCAATTCAATACGATAAAGACGGTAACACCTATTACGACCGCACAAATATTATTTCTCGCCCAGAGATGAAACTATACCGCGCACGTATGCAGGCTATTCGAGAGGCCGTGGGTGACGAAGTAGATATTATTTTTGAATGTCATAGCTTACCAGGGGCGACATCGGCAATTCAAATTGGTGAAATTGCAGAAGAATTTGACTGTATGTATTTTGAAGAGCCGGTGAATTACTTAAACCATTCATTACATGCAAAAGTGGCTGATAAAGTGGCTGTGCCTATTGCAGGCGGCGAGCGCTTGTATAACCGCTGGGGTGTACGTCCTTATTTAGAAGATCAAAGTATTGATGTACTACAGCCAGATATCGGCTTATGTGGTGGCTTTACCGAAACTAAAAAAGTATGTGATTACGCTGATATTTTTGATGTGCGTATTCAGGCACACGTATGTGGAGGGCCGGTTGCAACGGCGGCATCATTGCACTTAGAAACAGCGATCCCTAACTTTTTAATTCACGAGCATCATACTTACGCGATTAAAAAGTGGAATAGAGAGCTATGCTTACAAGATCCACAACCTAAAAATGGTTTTTTTGAAGTATCTGAAGAACCAGGTCTTGGGATTGAGCTTAACGATGAAATTGTAATGCGCTCACAACGCGTAGAAATAAAATAG
- a CDS encoding S41 family peptidase yields MAILNSSSLKYTLLPFSLAALLTGCGGGGSDNATNPTTDNSGWASGVFASSGQFKGQCQAINEKNWLRSWSNETYLWYDEIIDTNPALTSGVIDYFNTLKTEQLTESGAKKDNFHFSLPTDEWQRQNQSGLSFGYGFNIKIIAGSAPRQAIVSYTEPNTPASNQNIIRGFELLEVDGVDFINTTSSSEVAIINAGLFPEQTGKVTEFVFRDISTNENRIVTLTSQNIESQPVMNVRTDLANGDVGYFQFNSHNAIAETQLYNAFNQLAASSIKDLVIDVRYNGGGLLQMASQVGYMVAGSNTQGKIFERTIFNDKYPNTNPITGQTLTPMPFTNRFVGFENNPAIAAGTPLPTLNLDRVFVLTTSSTCSASEAIINGLRGADVEIIQIGAGTCGKPYGFYPTDNCDTTYFTIQFTGENNKGFGEYSDGFAPQNTIDNARQPVLIAGCAVADDFSKRLGDASEGLLNTALSYRATGSCPAPSSINSVLGFAPTIATDMPEVKDARIQTVLKQNIILSDNMR; encoded by the coding sequence ATGGCCATTCTTAATTCATCTTCTCTCAAATACACATTACTCCCTTTTTCGCTAGCCGCTTTATTAACAGGTTGTGGCGGTGGAGGTAGCGACAATGCGACTAACCCAACAACAGACAATAGCGGCTGGGCTTCTGGTGTATTTGCTAGCTCAGGGCAATTTAAAGGTCAATGCCAAGCAATTAATGAAAAAAACTGGCTACGCTCTTGGAGTAACGAAACCTACTTATGGTACGACGAAATTATTGATACTAATCCGGCATTAACGTCAGGCGTCATTGATTACTTTAATACTTTAAAAACGGAGCAACTGACTGAGTCGGGTGCGAAAAAAGATAACTTTCACTTTAGTTTGCCAACCGATGAGTGGCAAAGACAAAATCAATCAGGCCTAAGCTTTGGTTATGGCTTTAATATAAAAATAATCGCTGGTAGTGCGCCGCGCCAAGCAATTGTTAGCTATACCGAGCCAAATACCCCTGCTAGTAATCAAAATATTATTAGGGGCTTTGAGCTTTTAGAAGTTGATGGTGTTGATTTTATTAACACCACCTCATCAAGCGAGGTAGCTATTATTAACGCAGGTTTATTCCCAGAACAAACAGGTAAAGTTACCGAATTTGTATTTAGGGATATCAGCACTAATGAAAATCGCATTGTTACGCTCACATCTCAAAATATCGAGTCGCAACCAGTAATGAACGTACGTACTGATTTAGCAAACGGCGATGTGGGTTACTTTCAATTTAATAGCCACAACGCGATAGCCGAAACGCAGCTTTACAACGCCTTTAACCAACTCGCTGCCAGCAGCATTAAAGATTTAGTCATTGATGTGCGCTATAACGGCGGTGGTTTGTTACAAATGGCCAGCCAAGTAGGCTATATGGTGGCAGGTAGCAATACCCAAGGCAAAATATTTGAACGCACTATTTTTAACGATAAATACCCCAATACCAACCCTATCACAGGGCAAACACTTACCCCCATGCCCTTTACAAATCGTTTTGTCGGCTTTGAAAATAACCCTGCAATAGCTGCAGGCACCCCATTACCAACGTTAAATTTAGATCGGGTATTTGTACTCACCACCAGCAGCACCTGCTCAGCCAGTGAGGCTATAATTAACGGGCTGCGCGGAGCCGATGTTGAAATCATTCAGATAGGGGCTGGCACCTGTGGTAAACCGTATGGCTTTTACCCAACCGATAACTGCGACACTACTTATTTTACCATTCAATTTACTGGCGAAAATAACAAAGGTTTTGGTGAATATTCAGATGGCTTTGCACCGCAAAATACCATTGATAATGCGCGCCAGCCCGTACTTATTGCAGGCTGTGCTGTTGCCGATGACTTTAGCAAACGCTTAGGTGATGCAAGTGAAGGCTTACTTAATACCGCACTTAGTTATAGAGCAACCGGCAGTTGCCCAGCCCCAAGCTCAATAAATAGTGTTCTCGGTTTTGCGCCCACTATCGCCACCGATATGCCTGAAGTAAAAGACGCGCGAATTCAGACTGTACTTAAACAGAATATTATTCTTAGCGATAACATGAGATAA